From Pan troglodytes isolate AG18354 chromosome 1, NHGRI_mPanTro3-v2.0_pri, whole genome shotgun sequence:
atgtgttctcattgttcaattcccacctatgagtgagaatatgcggtgtttggttttttgtccttgcaatagtttactgagaatgatgatttccattttcaaccatgtccctacaaaggatgtgaactcatcattttttatggctacatagtattccatggtgtatatgtgccacattttcttaatccagtctatcattgttggacatttgggttggttccaagtctttgctgttgtgaataatgccacaataaacatacgtgtgcatgtgtctttatagcagcatgatttatagtcctttgggtatatacccagtaatgggatggctgggtcaaatggtatttctagctctagatccctgaggaatcgccacactgacttccacaatggttgaactagtttacagtcccaccaacagtgtaaaagtgttcctatttctccacatcctctccagcacctgttgtttcctgactttttaatgattgccattctaactggtgtgagatggtatctcattatggttttgatttgcatttctctgatggccagtgatgtgagcattttttcatgtgttttttggctgcataaatatcttcttttgagaagtgtctgttcatgtccttcgacaaagctgagaaaaacaagcaatggggaaaggattccctatttaataaatggagctgggaaaactggctagccatatggagaaagctgaaactggatcccttccttacaccttatacaaaaatcaattcaagatggattaaagacttaaaccttagacctaaaaccataaaaaccctagaagaaaacctaggcattaccattcaggacataggcatgggcaaggacttcatgtctaaaacaccgaaagcaatggcaacaaaagccaaaattgacaaatggggtctaattaaactaaagagcttctgcacagcaaaagaaactaccatcagagtgaacaggcaacctacaaaatgggagaaaattttcgcaacctactcatctgacaaagggctaatatccagaatctacaatgaactcaaacaaatgtacaagaaaaaaacaaacaaccccatcaaaaagtgggcaaaggttccaagtctttgctattgtgaatagtgctgctataaacagggacatggatgaaactggaaaccatcattctcagcaaactatcacaaggacaaaaaaccaaacaccgcatgttctcactcataggtaggaattgaaaaatgagaacacatggacacaggaaggggaacatcacacaccggggactgttgtggggtggggggcgggggggggatagcattaggagatatacctaatgctaaatgacgagttaatgggtgcagcacaacaacatggcacatgtatacatatgtaacaaacctgcacattgtgcatatgtaacctaaaacttaaagtataataataataaaattaaaaaaaaaattctggagcaaaacataaaataataaataacaattgAAACATAGatgtttcaattaaaaataagcttaTAAAATCTATATGTCAATAAGGATACTCAAAAAATGAAGCAATTCAATTTAAATGATTTTGTCAAATAATTAATATATGTGATTTgaatttatacaaaaaatataacTCTTATAAATTAGTTATGTGAACCTTAAAAATATGATGAAAAGTCTATTCAAGCACATTTATATTCAGGAATAGGTAGCTAACTAAATAAATGTCATTACTCCTAGGTTTTAAAACACCTACATCCTTCACTGTAAAACCATTTTAAGACTTTCAACGTGCAATTGCATCTTTTATTACTGTATCTTCCCTAAAAGCTAGAATGAGATTAGCACTTTGGACAGCCCCCTGCAAAATTCTATTCTATTAAATAGCCATGTGCTTACATGAGATTAATATATCAGACAATGATAAAGTAGATTATAAAAAACATGTAAAACTATTTTCAAGTGTTTTACTCACAGATGTGAAAAGCCCTTTTAATGAATAAGAACAGTCTATGCTATTATCTTTATAACCTATAAGTTAAATTCATGTCAAGTTTCTTCCAGAGACATATTTTAAACAATGTTAACAATTACAATGAAAGGACTGTAAGGCCTACAAGAGTCTCCACATTTGCCTACTTTCATAGGACCACTCCACTATTTTCCAGATTACTGAGCAccccatattttattctttttttatccaATGCtattaaaattccagaaaaagtaaGATACTTCTTATTACCATTCTTCAGGTTAAAGAAAGTAGTTAATCATTTCTCCCTCATGGGACAGAGAGTAGGTTTTCTTGAAACATTCTCTATGACTCGGAGCACAGAGCTAAAGCAACAGTTTTAGCCCAGTAGCCACTTTTCTGTCAAAAAAGACACAGTCCAAATAACAGAGACAAGGACAGTAAAGTATAGCAGACGCTCTGACATTAAACTTCTAGAGCAGAACTCTAATTCTAACGCTTACCAGTTGTGTGACCCTAGGAAGGATTCTTAACCTCTCTATACCACActattctcatttgtaaaattggcATAATCATAGTTCTTAAATGAGTTTAAGTAGTACATGGAGTTCCAGACCCATAGTAAGGGTTTAATAaatgttcttttattattaaGGTCATCTGTATAACAACCTAGTTTGCCTAGTTTTCTTTCAGTCAACAAATAATGTTTTCTGAAGGTATCTGTAACCACTGGTCTTTGATCTTCAACTCTTGTTATCCATATCACCTGTGGACTGCCAAACCTTCTTGGTTAATTCATTGCATTGCTGTCTTCATTATGTTGATATCACCCTCCTCATCTGAAGTCTGAAAATTCACAGAAATTTACCCATTTACTTTTCCCTTTCCCatccaaaacacacatgaaaaaaactAACAGGAGGAAAGCATAGGAAGAGTTGTATTCCTGAACATAATTGTGTGTGCGTTTGTTTGGTTTTAATAACAGATATTTTTGATTAAAAGTGAACAAATCCAGCACTTTAGGACCTCGACTTTGTGAATTTTATATAAGAAACCTCTTAACAGTGTTAAAAGTtaatagaaagagaagagaagagctgGAAAAGGAAACAGGGACCTTGGTTCCTAAAATGAAAGGTAAGATCTGTCTGTCAGATCCTGATTTCCTAAGACAGCACCTACGCAGAGACAGCTCTGCAGAGCATAGGAAGGGAGCACACACCCTACTGACACCAGTACCTGCAGGCAGGCCTTCTGTTTTTCATGCTTCTGATCCTTACCTACATAAGAGTGTGTTCTTTGGGAGTTGAACAGAGCTGAATTTGGATCTTCATCTCACCATTTCCAAGTCAGGTATCTTAGCAAGCTATGTTCTTTCAGATGTAGTTATTTTTGGTCAAGCCTCCTCTGAATTCATGAGGGAGAATTAATTGCCCCCTTCCAGCACTTTGTTTTGATATCTACTTGGGAGATTAACATTTTGCAAAATGCAAATTTGTCAGCATTTCTTTATTCTATAGTACATATTGATTTTGTTAGAAAGGGAATCATATCACATTAATCTTTTTATTCTCAAAGTTttcatgaataaatgaaggaaagtgGAAACAATTTTGTTGGGACTAGCACATGATGCTGTTAATTTGCTTTAGCCTTGGGAGACTTCCCTGCCTGTCATTTCTCTGCCTAGAAATGTCTCTGACCTCTGTgcataaagaaagtaaaacaaggGAAAATCAACATTATTAGATAAAATATTGGCCCCAAATTTCAATAGGAACTAGTAGATGGAACACGTGGAAGACCAGTTGTTTTTTCTAAGGTGGGGAAAATGGCCTGGAAACAAACAGGATGTGAGTCTAGCTCCCTCCTTTCATTATCTCCTTCCCTCTGTTGTACGAACATCCCTCAAACCTGGGTCTTGGATTTTAGCATTTTGATTCATTAAAAATTCAGTCCAACAAAAGGTGCCACagaaaaaagaagtttttaaaaagaacatttattcCGATGCCTACAACTCTGTGAATTGGAGTTTCCTGGCAGTAGTAGGGTTTCCCTAATTACCAGCCTAAACTGCTTTACCTAATTGGAGCCATTATAGGGATAGTTGTTTTCCTACTTAAATCTTGAGTCATCTGTGTAGAATTCCCAAGAGAGTCTGTCTTCTTATTCTAGTTATGCTTAGGAAAAcatacccacatacacacatacagagggaaagagagatagaaggagacaaagacagagaggagagggaaagagggagagaagaattctacagaaagagtcaGATCTATATATCACTGAATAAAGGAAATTCATCTTTAGGGACTCAGGGTAGAAacatggcagaagagcaaagAAAGTTTGTCTTAGTAGCTCTATATAGCCCTTATCAAAGTAGAAAAGATAGTCTTCATCCATGTTTATTTTAACTCCAGAACCCAACAGCAGCAAGGTCAGTGAATTAACTCATTTTGGGGAATAAGAGATAGAGGAAGAATAACACAACTGTGTAAAAACAGATATCCAAATATGCCTATAGATATTCAGAATAGCTGTTGGGAAGGTTTTGAGCGAGGAGTACTTAGGAAAGAGTATTATAGGGCAAGTTAATACAAAGGGTAAAGATTTCAGTTACTAAATATCCTAGGGAAGGGGTGGGATTCAAATAGGGTCAAAGCTCAAAGGATATCTTTAAAACCACAAATAAGTATTGTGATTAACTTCTGATATATTTCAGGAATAAATGTTGCAGCAATCAGGTGAGATTTCCAGTTATCTGTTGGTCATTTAATGTCATTGACATTTGCACTAGACTTACTATTACTCAATTTTGCATGTAGATAGAGTGTTCAATAGGTAAAGTTGAATGTGTTTCTTTTTGGTTTAAATCTTACTGATTATTTCTTTGTCATAATTGCATCTCTTCAAAAGATTAGGGAATTAGGTCTGGGTCTGTTCAGAAGACACCTTCTTGAACTCATAGCCCGATTCAACTTGTAAAACCCTGTCCTGAGGGCCATAGTTAGATGTGGTGACTACTTTTAGAGACATTAAGACTTATGGAAAAATCAGATGAGTATGTAAAAACTCaagaacacttaaaaatatttttataggagtatatatatatatgtaatacacacatcatctctctctatatatgcgcacatgcacacacacacacacacacacacacacttgttaaAACTAGAAAAGACACATGTAGAACTTAGGAAACATGGAGGCAGAAATTCAGAAAttggaggggaaaggagaggaaggagagattcCTTTTAGGAATGTTCAGAGACCAGAAAAACGTATGTTACATGTTTGAAATAACAGTTTTGCTAAACTGGATAGATAATTTGCAAGTTTCAATAGCAACAggagacaaagtctctctgttTTCTgcacaaaataacaataaataaattttaggacCATATTAAAGGAAGATGATGCTAACTTTTGTGTGTAAAAAAATAGGAGTTTGATGGGACTTAGTCATATAATCAATTAACAAATGCATGTATAGCTAATATAAATAGGAAGTTATtaataaatttccatttcttaAAGCGTATAGAAAGCAAGACTATTATTAATGCCAGACAATAAAGGGAATTTATTATTTCCTGATTCGGTGATTAGGAAAGAGTTACCCTAGAGGATATGAGGTTGTTTCACTTTTAAAGAAGAGACaatttggatgaagaaaatgatgagaaaatgATACTTAAGTATAGATATGAGAGGAGAGTCACAAGAGGAAACTAGCTTCACAAAGATGACCTTCAGAGAATGGAGGCTTGGGTAGCCAAAAGTAAGACTGGATGCAGAAACTTCTGGAAACTCATTGCAATAGTGTATACATTATGACTAGGCATCCAATTAGGGTAAAAAGAGTGGAAATAAAAGATATTAGtgatatagtaaaaaataaataaattgtgcagACCTTGATGATTAATTTGGTTTGAGAGTGTAAGGAATAATAGACATAAAATGAGTAAAGTTGTTATCTAGgtggacaaaaatttaaaaagtcagcaaGAGAAACTGGTTTAGTGCTGAGGGTAAGGGTGTTATATTTGTTTGCTAGGGTTGCCATAAGAAGTACTACACActgagtggtttaaacaacagaaatttaatttctcacaattctagagaCAAGAAGTATGAGACCGAGTTTTCAGCAGGGTTGCTTTCTTTCAGCTCctttcttcttggcttgtagGTGGCTGTTTTCTCACTGAATCTTCAAATGGTTCTCCCTCTGAAACTGTGTCTAAATTCcctcttcattattattattattattaattattattattattaccattattattattttgagacagagtctcactctgttgcccaggctggagtgcagtggcacaatctcggttcactgcaacctccagctcccgggttcacgtcattctcccgccttagcctcccgagtagctgggactacagacgcccaccaccacgcctgactaattttgtttttgtatttttagtagagacggggtttcactgttttagccaggatggtctcgatctgctgaccacgtgatccacccgcgtcagcctcctaaagtgctgggataacaggcgtgagacaccgcgcccagccggtttcctcttcttgtaaggacactggCCCTATTGAATTAAGGGCCACCCTAATTTCCTCATTTGAACTTTGTTACCTCTTTAAATACTGTATGTCCAAGTACAACCACATTCCGAGGAACTGGGGGTTAGAAACTCAACCTACAAATTTTCAGGGGACACAATTTAACAGCCCATAATAGGTGAGGATGTACGTTTGGGTCAAGGTGAGGTTTCTAAGTAAGAGAGTCCTGAAGAAAATGTGGAGGtcacggccaggcgcagtggctcacgcctgtaatcccagcactttgggaggccaaggcgggcagatcacgaggttaggagatggagaccatcctggctaacacggtgaaaccccgtctctaccaaaaatacaaaaaattagccaagcgtggtggtgggcgcctgtagtctcagctactcgggaggctgaggcaggagaatggcgtgaacccgggaggcggagcttgcagtgagctgagattgcgccactgcactccagcctgagtgatgagtgagactccgactcaaaaaaaaaaaaaaaaaaaaaaaaaaaaggaaaatgtggagGTCATGAGAGATATCAAAAACAAGGAATTCTGGAGTCATAATAACCACCGAGAATAGAAGGCCAATACGAGTtgataaataattttgaataaataagaTCTTGAAACAATAGATTCTTCTGTGTGAAaggaaatatagagaaaagagaaaatgatcagaaaatttGGGGTTATGTTTACACTTGGGatataaaaaattgaataatCAGTGAGGAAAACCAGGATAGTGTGGTGTCAAATAGGCAaagaaaggagagtttcaaaCATTGGGCAATTGACCTTTGGAAGTTAGTGGCAATGAAGACAGAGGGGGCCATTCAATTTCAATGAGAAAGTCGCTAGTATACCTTAAGAAAAGAGATATGGGAAGTTGAGGGTGGATACattattcagagattcaaagaAGAATGAATAGAATAAATACCTTTTACACATTGGAAAAATAATGCAGTTGTTACAAAGGAGGGAAATAACCTGAATAGAAACAGTATTTTCTCCCAAGATAAGAAGAAATGTGCATGTTTGATTGCAGAAGAgacaaataaagtaaaacaaaacattctgaaaagagaataaattaaTAGGACAATTTCCTATAATGTGTGTAGTTTAAATTGTATTCTACAGGGCACTGCAGCTCTGCCCTTCCTTCTAACTACCACCATTCAATTGTACCAGAGCAAGTGTACAACTatattaagcatttatttattaatatagttAGTTTTCATAAGTTACTTCATTTGACCAAAGGCTTCTGGTACAAAACCACTTCAAGATCTCCTTACCAAGAAGATgtagaagagaaggaaaggaaggagatagAATAGACTATcttataaaacaaggtaaaataaCTTATGATTATTTATATGGCTTTTTTTCTCCATATATTCTCTGAATTATGGTTAAGAATATACATATGAAGAGAGGAAGAGTTATTAGAGAAAGAGGTTGAAAGAATTCACCAGTAATGGTTTtgtctttattataaaaatatgccaATCAAATCATATGCCAAGAATCCAATAAATTGggagcttgaaaaaaaaatatatggaacAGTGTGGGGAGATTATTAGGGAATCAATAAGatttaaatattgaaaagaacatcctcttaattatttattattccttCAATGCCCTGTCTAATTCTATATTCGCCTAAacaaagttgttttaaaatatagtccCCTGACCAGCAGGACCACCATTGCCTGAaaatttgttagaaatgaaaattcttgGGTCCTACCTCAGAACTACAGATTAGGAACGAACTCTCAGTATGAGGACCAGCAATATgagttttaacaagccctccaggtgattctgatgcatgttaATATTTGAGAATCTCACATCCAAAATATTGACTGTGCTTTCTGACTGGATTTTTTCCACACTACAACTTAAGTCGTAAACAACTATAGAATATGGACCATGTCCTTCTTCCTTGTCTTCGTCTCTATCCCCATTACAGGGCTCTATTCAGACGCTGGCTTCTTGTAAGTGTATTCCTTTATCCAATAGTAGATGCCTCCTAGAAGGCTTGAGTGCACTGGAAATTGAAACTCTCACTTCCAACTTGGAGATGGAGATCCCCAATCGAACCACCGTTCAGGAGTTTATCTTCTCCGCTTTCCCTTATTCCTGGGTTAAGTCTGTTGTCTGCTTTGTTCCACTGCTCTTCATCTATGCTTTCATTGTTGTTGGAAACCTGGTCATCATCACAGTGGTCCAGTTGAATACTCACCTCCACACTCCCATGTATACTTTTATCAGTGCTCTTTCTTTCCTGGAGATTTGGTATACCACAGCCACAATCCCAAAGATGCTGTCTAGCCTGCTTAGTGAGAGGAGGAGCATTTCCTTCAATGGTTGTCTCCTGCAGATGTATTTCTTCCATTCCACCGGCATCAGTGAGGTGTGTCTCTTGACAGTTATGGCCTTTGACCGCTACCTGGCCATATGCAGCCCTCTTCATTATCCCTCTATCATGACCCCCAAGCTATGTACCCAACTGACTTTGAGTTGCTGTGTTTGTGGCTTTATCACACCCCTTCCTGAGATTGCCTGgatctctacactgccattttgTGGTTCGAATCACCTTGAGCATATCTTCTGTGACTTCCTCCCAGTGCTGCGTCTGGCCTGCACAGACACACGAGCCATCGTCATGATTCAGGTAGTGGATGTCATTCATGCAGTGGAGATTATTACAGCTGTGATGCTCATCTTCATGTCCTACGTTGGTATTGTGGCTATAATTCTACGTATTCGTTCAGCTGGAGGCTGCCACAAAGCATTTTCCACGTGTGTCTCTCACTTCATTGTCTTTTCGCTCTTCTTTGGCAGTGTGGCTCTCATGTACCTACGCTTCTCTGCCACCTACTCTTTGTTCTGGGATATAGCCATTGCTCTGGCCTTTGCAGTTTTGTCTCCCTTCTTCAACCCCATTATCTATAGCCtgaggaataaagaaataaaagaagctaTAAAAAAGCACATAGGTcaagctaaaatatttttttccataagacCAGGGACCTCAAGTAAGATATTTTAGTTGAGATTCTGTATAGTTGCTGGTTCCTCTTCACCTTCAGCTCTCAGCAATCTGTCTTTTCCTATCAACCTTCTATTCAAACTGGTCTCCCAAAGCtcaccaaaccaaaccaaaccaaacaaaaggaaacaaattcagTAATAGCTAACGTCAA
This genomic window contains:
- the OR6K2 gene encoding olfactory receptor 6K2, with amino-acid sequence MEIPNRTTVQEFIFSAFPYSWVKSVVCFVPLLFIYAFIVVGNLVIITVVQLNTHLHTPMYTFISALSFLEIWYTTATIPKMLSSLLSERRSISFNGCLLQMYFFHSTGISEVCLLTVMAFDRYLAICSPLHYPSIMTPKLCTQLTLSCCVCGFITPLPEIAWISTLPFCGSNHLEHIFCDFLPVLRLACTDTRAIVMIQVVDVIHAVEIITAVMLIFMSYVGIVAIILRIRSAGGCHKAFSTCVSHFIVFSLFFGSVALMYLRFSATYSLFWDIAIALAFAVLSPFFNPIIYSLRNKEIKEAIKKHIGQAKIFFSIRPGTSSKIF